ATCAGCTGATAAAGACGagctaaaacttaaaaattttcagGGGTAGAGAAGATTTTTGTGCTTGTGAAGAAGTATCCGAGAAGGAGCGCAATGTAATAATGAATTATCTTACGGGGGAAAGATTAAGGTACAATTCacagtatttttatatttatttattattttttatgatatttaaccATAATCTTGTTTTTTTAGTGGCAGCGTGTGGGAGGGAGaaagattcaaaatatttggcatTGATTTCTGTGATTTGCTTTTTGGTAATGCATTGAAAGGCAATATCATCGATTGCTATATGAAAATTGTGAGTGTGTATAATGTAAGAAATGGTTTTGAAATATTCTGCATGGATACGACAGTCCAGGTTCGTATTTTCTTACATAAAAATAGAGTGAATAATTTGTTTGTATATATTCAATGTAAATgtaattatttgttattttatatgCTTAGGATGAGGTATTGGGTGCGTTACAGAGATTGAACAGAAAACGGAAGTTGAATGATGATGGCTATCGTGATTTTTTATCAGATTTGACAAATGATTCGAGGGGAAAATTAGAACAACTAGATAGAAAGTTGAAGGATCGTTGTAGATATTTGTTGTTCCCAATTAACATTAAATATCACTGGTTCTTACTTGTATACGTAATTGAGAAGAGAGAGTTTGAATTTAGAAACTCGATATACACATCCATGTCACTTGGAACAGCAAGATCTTATGtaagttcatatttaaatggttatttaattacGAGCATGTTGTTCATATTAACTGATTGTTTGTTGTTATTGTTAGGCTAATTTCTTAGTTGGGTATATGAGGATAATGTTCAATTACAGAATGGATAAAAAGGTGAACCACGTTTTCTGCCGACAACAAGGTGCTgatttgaattgtggtatttacACATGTTTGTGGGCGGAGTGTTATGCTCGTGATGACGATGAAGCTTGGAACTATGAAAAGGTATGTACAATCAACAGTTTCAGAGCACGTATTTCTGCAACCATTCTATCTGACGATAATGGATTGTTCGGTAAAGATATATGAGCATGTATCGCTGCGTTGGTATTTTGAGtagataatattatattatgattttgtatctATAGCTTGTTGGTGTTTTGAATAGATAATATTATCCTGTTATTTTGTAACTTTACATTGAAGAAGGaatgtttaattaaatattgaagttGTAGTTACATTGAAGCTATTTTGCCAAGTTCCAACAGTGGCTTGTTGTTTAAAACCACGATTCTCGTTTCTGCACAGCGTTATAAATGCAGACTGCCATTTCTGGTACAAAAATGGTAAATTTCAGCATATTTTGTATGAATTTCAGCCTTCATTGTATTAATTTGAGTACATATATGGTTAATTCGAGCATACATCCTGAATGACAGTAGGATAGGATAAATGCAAAATGCCATGACAAATTGATGGCCGTGAGTTGGGAATCTATTTCCTTACAATGAATCTCGTCCACCCAACAATCGTTTTTGCATCACCATTTCTGGtacaaaaattgtaaatttcAGCCTATTTggtatgaatttcagcatacaTGGTATTAATTTGAGAACATGATTTCGAGCATACTTCCCGAATGATAGTAGGATGAGATAAATGCAAACTGCCATGACAAATTGGTGGCTGTGAGTTgagaatttatttctttacaa
This genomic interval from Primulina huaijiensis isolate GDHJ02 chromosome 14, ASM1229523v2, whole genome shotgun sequence contains the following:
- the LOC140958017 gene encoding uncharacterized protein, whose translation is MNYLTGERLSGSVWEGERFKIFGIDFCDLLFGNALKGNIIDCYMKIVSVYNVRNGFEIFCMDTTVQDEVLGALQRLNRKRKLNDDGYRDFLSDLTNDSRGKLEQLDRKLKDRCRYLLFPINIKYHWFLLVYVIEKREFEFRNSIYTSMSLGTARSYANFLVGYMRIMFNYRMDKKVNHVFCRQQGADLNCGIYTCLWAECYARDDDEAWNYEKVCTINSFRARISATILSDDNGLFGKDI